A window of Torulaspora globosa chromosome 8, complete sequence contains these coding sequences:
- a CDS encoding cytochrome b5 reductase family protein (ancestral locus Anc_8.862), which produces MSVQKEEPNILDNPLHGIFIPSGLLLLGIAVTTYQSGEKRLLLVIPLALAFLLHRAYGAHKRRVSITPDKWSALELEDQTVVSKNTAIYRFKLKTSFETLDLPPGRHLAVKIPIDGADEIRFYTPISPRFAQGYFDLLVKSYADGKVSKYFAGLRQGQTVEFRGPVGTFNYEANTTKVIGIVAGGSGITPILQVLNEVITVPEDLTKISLIYANETPNDILLKDELDEMAEKYPNFEVHYTVRKPNDKWEGPIGQVTEEMMRACLPGPAEDHRLLICGPEGMNKAVTQYAVNLGWKFSGQDCKGDDQVFVF; this is translated from the coding sequence ATGTCTGTTCAAAAAGAGGAGCCAAACATTTTGGACAATCCATTACATGGTATCTTCATTCCCTCCGGTCTACTTTTGCTAGGAATAGCTGTGACGACTTACCAATCCGGTGAAAAAAGGCTTCTGCTTGTGATTCCATTGGCGTTGGCTTTCCTACTGCATAGAGCGTACGGAGCACATAAGCGTAGGGTCTCCATAACGCCTGATAAGTGGTCTGCTTTGGAATTGGAAGACCAAACAGTCGTGTCGAAGAATACTGCTATTTACCgcttcaaattgaagactTCATTTGAGACCTTAGATCTTCCCCCTGGACGTCATCTGGCTGTCAAGATACCTATTGATGGAGCTGATGAGATTAGATTCTATACGCCCATTTCGCCAAGGTTTGCCCAAGGTTactttgatcttttggTTAAATCTTATGCCGATGGTAAGGTTTCCAAGTATTTCGCGGGCCTGAGGCAGGGCCAAACCGTTGAATTTAGAGGTCCCGTTGGCACTTTCAATTACGAGGCCAATACCACTAAAGTTATTGGAATCGTTGCTGGTGGTTCCGGCATTACTCCTATCCTTCAGGTGTTGAATGAGGTTATAACTGTTCCGGAAGACCTAACCAAGATATCACTTATCTATGCCAATGAGACTCCGAACGATattctcttgaaggatGAACTAGATGAAATGGCAGAAAAGTATCCAAATTTCGAGGTTCACTATACCGTGAGAAAGCCAAACGATAAGTGGGAAGGTCCTATTGGCCAGGTCACTGAAGAGATGATGCGTGCTTGCTTGCCAGGACCTGCTGAAGATCACCGTCTGCTAATCTGTGGTCCGGAGGGAATGAACAAGGCTGTAACTCAGTATGCAGTTAATCTAGGCTGGAAATTCTCTGGCCAGGACTGTAAAGGGGATGACCAAGTTTTCGTCTTCTGA
- the ALO1 gene encoding D-arabinono-1,4-lactone oxidase (ancestral locus Anc_8.861) gives METMSFPKSLSVPPRRNFAFRNWAGIYSSRAQLYFQPTSVQEVVEIVNEARRQKKTVVTIGSGHSPSDMCMTKEWLVNLDKLNQVHEFKEFPEDHYADVTVDAGMRVYQLSELVGARGYAIQNLGSISEQSVAGIISTGTHGSSPYHGLVSSQYVNLTIVNGKGEVVFLDAENEPEIFRAAMLSLGKIGIIVRATIRVVPAFHIKSTQEVIDFDTVLSRWNSLWTSSEFIRVWWYPYSRKCILWRGVKTEDPLTAPRRSWWGTSMGRLFYESLLWFTVKVYPPLTPVVERFVFRMQYGDVQLGGGDIEVANSIDSLNMDCLFSQFVDEWACPLENGLEVLRSLDHFVGQAAQNKDYYVHVPVEIRCSNTTLPPQVLDTKDRTSVSPGPVYGNVLRPYLDNTPRREYEPLADVTNSQLTLYINATMYRPFRSNTPIRKWYTIFEETMAAAGGKPHWAKNFLGSTSLVPHPEKKESDYADHEMRGMAKRFQECYGDDLRAFRKVRREQDPENVFVSNREWSLRNGIVEAEELD, from the coding sequence ATGGAGACGATGAGTTTTCCGAAGTCGCTCAGCGTACCACCGAGGAGGAACTTTGCGTTTAGGAATTGGGCTGGTATTTACTCGTCTAGAGCTCAGTTGTACTTCCAACCAACCTCTGTGCAAGAGGTTGTTGAGATTGTCAATGAGGCAAGGAGGCAGAAGAAAACGGTAGTTACTATAGGGTCCGGTCACTCGCCAAGCGATATGTGCATGACCAAAGAGTGGCTTGTGAACTTGGACAAACTTAATCAGGTTCACGAATTCAAAGAGTTTCCAGAAGATCACTATGCCGATGTTACTGTTGACGCTGGTATGAGAGTCTACCAGTTAAGCGAGTTGGTCGGAGCTCGGGGTTATGCTATCCAAAATCTCGGATCTATCTCTGAGCAGAGCGTTGCCGGTATCATTTCTACCGGTACGCACGGTTCGTCGCCTTACCATGGATTAGTGTCTTCTCAGTACGTTAATCTGACAATTGTGAACGGTAAGGGCGAGGTTGTCTTCCTCGACGCGGAAAACGAGCCAGAGATCTTTAGGGCGGCGATGCTTTCGCTCGGAAAGATCGGTATCATTGTCCGTGCTACCATACGTGTTGTTCCCGCGTTCCATATCAAATCTACGCAGGAGGTTATAGATTTTGACACTGTTCTCTCCAGATGGAACTCGCTATGGACGTCGTCTGAGTTCATCAGGGTTTGGTGGTATCCCTACTCTCGTAAAtgcatcctctggagaGGTGTTAAGACTGAGGATCCGCTCACGGCTCCAAGACGTTCTTGGTGGGGCACCTCGATGGGCAGACTCTTCTACGAGTCGCTGCTTTGGTTTACGGTGAAAGTTTATCCACCACTAACGCCAGTGGTTGAAAGGTTCGTGTTCCGCATGCAATATGGTGATGTTCAACTTGGCGGCGGTGACATTGAAGTGGCAAACTCCATTGACAGTCTAAACATGGACTGCCTGTTCTCTCAATTTGTCGACGAATGGGCATGTCCTTTGGAGAATGGTTTGGAAGTGCTGCGTTCTTTAGACCATTTCGTTGGACAGGCTGCTCAGAACAAGGACTACTACGTGCATGTTCCTGTGGAAATTCGCTGCTCAAACACAACGCTGCCACCTCAGGTTCTAGACACCAAGGACAGAACCTCGGTGAGCCCCGGTCCAGTGTACGGTAACGTCTTGCGTCCGTACTTGGACAATACTCCTCGCAGAGAATACGAGCCGCTCGCCGACGTGACCAACAGCCAATTGACTCTATACATCAACGCCACCATGTACAGACCATTCAGATCCAACACTCCCATCCGCAAATGGTACACCATATTCGAAGAAACTAtggcagctgctggaggTAAGCCCCATTGGGCCAAGAACTTTTTAGGCTCTACCTCCCTCGTGCCTCAtccagagaagaaggagtcTGACTATGCCGACCACGAGATGAGAGGAATGGCCAAGAGATTCCAAGAGTGCTACGGCGACGACTTGAGGGCCTTCCGGAAGGTCAGAAGGGAACAAGATCCTGAAAATGTGTTCGTTTCCAACAGAGAATGGAGTCTGCGTAATGGTATTgttgaagcagaagagTTAGATTGA
- the ERG13 gene encoding hydroxymethylglutaryl-CoA synthase (ancestral locus Anc_8.864), giving the protein MTETKKQKTLYHPARPQNIGIKGIEVYIPSQCVNQADLEAYDGVSPGKYTIGLGQTNMGFVNDREDIASMCLTVCSRLLKNYDIDPRSIGRLEVGTETLIDKSKSIKSVLMQLFEGNNDLEGVDTLNACYGGTNALFSSLNWIESSAWDGRDAIVVCGDIAIYDKGAARPTGGAGTVALWIGPDAPLVFDPVRGSYMENAYDFYKPDFNSEYPYVDGHFSLACYVKALDQVYKNYSRKAIAKGLAREPAGPEAVNVAKFFDYNVFHVPTCKLVNKSYGRLLYNDFRADNSLYPQVDSQLASVDYEKSIADKNIEKTFMGVSKELQKERVAPSLIVPTNTGNMYTGSLYAALASLLFFVGSDNLQGKRIGLFSYGSGLAASLFSCKVVGDLTKITDVLDLQNKLDSRKTESPEDYEKAIHLREEAHLKKDFLPQGSIELLQSGTYYLEKIDDRFRRTYSIKN; this is encoded by the coding sequence ATGACTGAaaccaagaaacaaaagacTCTTTATCATCCAGCAAGACCTCAAAACATTGGTATCAAAGGTATCGAGGTCTACATTCCATCTCAGTGTGTTAATCAGGCCGACTTGGAGGCGTACGATGGCGTCTCGCCTGGAAAGTACACCATTGGCTTGGGACAGACAAACATGGGGTTTGTGAACGACAGAGAGGACATTGCTTCGATGTGTCTGACCGTGTGTTCGAGgcttttgaagaactaCGACATCGATCCACGCTCTATTGGTAGACTGGAGGTCGGTACTGAAACTCTAATCGACAAGTCGAAGTCTATCAAGTCCGTGTTGATGCAATTGTTCGAGGGTAACAACGACTTGGAGGGTGTGGATACTTTGAACGCGTGTTATGGCGGCACTAATGCGCTTTTCAGTTCTCTAAACTGGATCGAGTCTAGCGCCTGGGATGGTCGCGACGCTATCGTTGTCTGCGGTGACATTGCCATCTACGACAAAGGTGCTGCCAGACCTACCGGTGGTGCGGGCACCGTGGCACTATGGATCGGTCCTGATGCTCCACTCGTGTTCGACCCAGTCAGAGGCTCGTACATGGAGAACGCGTACGACTTCTACAAGCCTGACTTCAACAGCGAGTATCCATACGTCGACGGCCACTTCTCCTTGGCATGTTACGTTAAGGCACTCGACCAAGTGTACAAGAACTACTCGCGCAAAGCCATCGCCAAGGGTCTAGCTCGGGAACCGGCCGGTCCAGAAGCGGTCAACGTGGCCAAGTTCTTCGACTACAACGTCTTCCACGTTCCAACCTGCAAGCTGGTCAACAAATCATACGGCAGATTGCTATACAACGATTTCAGAGCCGACAACTCCCTGTATCCACAAGTGGACTCGCAATTGGCGAGCGTCGACTACGAAAAGTCTATCGCTGACAAAAACATCGAGAAAACGTTCATGGGTGTCTCCAAAGAGTTGCAAAAGGAGCGGGTCGCCCCATCCCTCATTGTTCCCACCAACACCGGCAACATGTACACGGGCTCCCTGTACGCGGCCCTTGCATCTCTACTATTCTTTGTCGGATCTGACAACCTGCAGGGCAAGCGTATCGGTCTGTTTTCCTACGGTTCCGGTTTGGCCGCCTCCCTCTTCTCCTGCAAAGTCGTCGGCGATTTGACCAAGATCACTGACGTCTTGGACTTGCAAAACAAACTAGATTCCAGAAAGACTGAGTCGCCCGAGGACTACGAGAAGGCCATCCATCtaagagaagaagctcatttgaagaaagactTCCTGCCACAGGGATCTATCGAGTTGCTACAATCTGGTACTTACTACTTAGAGAAGATCGATGACAGATTCAGAAGAACCTACTCAATCAAGAACTAG
- the UFO1 gene encoding SCF ubiquitin ligase complex subunit UFO1 (ancestral locus Anc_8.863), which translates to MVYLERQHTGEGSEQDFSGRQSENRLCLVALPPEVLINIFSHVDEKDLYVLQQVCSYFSCLINDEELWKNLFVSKIHTSFFPSFAQSHKYSVEYMERVRGLKQWKHNRAIKTKYVLSPSPRFQAQIEKLIFDYPRCACYNDGIITLVQLHSRRKKDRLIYIPCTTPQGCSTMSFNINAAVFGRFDGRVFGKLLSNKSYLTPVTEFDARHSSCVTAITTSVSQDSLEDWCVSGSESGDLIWWCETHMVNSLKISSKVILQVALYKNWTVALDIEKVYVIRDMKDIYKITLPKVKNSDGMDMTIQVQFQKVDFGSMSLVIADTRHIFVISLNPEGDFGRWRSMFVSEGISNLEIDAGTSRREQNKNLAGQDGCYVAIMTVENSIKILNIRAPGNNLKVENDLRFDEHIFTCQISNLVLVCALSGQLQIFDAAGATLIKTVQKTDKYPQLLAISQGKMVIGSGNVIHFLEYTPDASYGKKRRGSGLRGHSNKWERRVDAELALYDEEESLRRKKAVEHERLLETYGGDLSDDELQLRIALMESETSNEPGPGSTRENDEDADLKRAIEESQRMHQNQRFLETFADEEDDEFLEALERSSTEQRQVQGRSLSRRTPRIMDGGRNDTGSNETYQPHVPDDDEALQLALALSLSEMR; encoded by the coding sequence ATGGTGTATCTAGAGCGCCAGCACACTGGCGAGGGCAGTGAACAAGATTTTAGCGGGAGGCAGTCTGAGAACAGACTTTGCTTGGTCGCCCTTCCACCTGAGGTGCTCATCAACATCTTCAGCCAtgttgatgaaaaagaCCTGTACGTTCTGCAACAGGTGTGCTCGTACTTCTCCTGCCTGATtaacgatgaagagctgtGGAAGAATCTGTTTGTTTCGAAGATTCATACTTCCTTCTTCCCTTCCTTTGCTCAGAGCCACAAGTATAGTGTAGAATACATGGAACGGGTACGGGGACTGAAGCAATGGAAGCATAATAGAGCCATCAAGACGAAGTATGTTTTGTCTCCGTCACCAAGGTTCCAAGCGcagattgaaaagcttaTATTCGACTATCCTCGCTGTGCCTGCTACAACGATGGCATCATCACTTTGGTGCAGCTTCACTCTAGGAGAAAGAAGGACAGGCTAATCTATATACCATGCACTACTCCTCAGGGGTGTTCGACGATGAGTTTCAATATCAACGCTGCAGTGTTTGGACGATTTGACGGCAGAGTTTTTGGCAAGCTGCTCAGCAACAAGTCCTATCTAACGCCTGTGACAGAATTTGACGCAAGACATTCGTCGTGTGTCACAGCAATCACTACATCTGTATCACAGGATTCCCTCGAAGATTGGTGCGTTAGCGGATCGGAGAGTGGCGATTTGATATGGTGGTGCGAAACGCACATGGTCAATTCATTGAAGATCTCCAGCAAAGTGATATTGCAAGTGGCACTGTACAAGAATTGGACCGTTGCATTGGATATCGAAAAAGTGTATGTCATTAGGGACATGAAGGACATCTATAAGATAACGCTACCGAAAGTGAAAAACTCCGATGGCATGGATATGACGATACAGGTACAGTTTCAAAAGGTCGACTTCGGTTCAATGTCTCTGGTAATAGCCGATACTCGACACATTTTTGTGATATCACTTAATCCTGAGGGCGATTTTGGCCGATGGCGCTCGATGTTCGTGAGTGAGGGTATCAGTAATCTCGAAATCGATGCAGGAACCTCTAGAAGAGAGCAAAATAAAAACTTGGCAGGCCAGGATGGTTGCTACGTTGCAATAATGACAGTGGAAAACTCCATCAAAATACTCAATATTAGAGCCCCTGGTAATAACCTTAAAGTGGAGAATGACCTGCGGTTCGATGAGCATATATTCACTTGTCAGATCAGTAATCTGGTCTTAGTATGCGCGTTAAGTGGTCAATTGCAGATTTTCGATGCAGCTGGGGCTACTCTGATAAAGACTGTGCAAAAGACAGACAAGTACCCTCAACTTTTGGCGATATCTCAAGGCAAGATGGTAATAGGAAGCGGTAACGTCATCCATTTCTTAGAGTATACTCCAGATGCGTCATATGGGAAAAAACGGCGAGGTTCTGGCCTGCGTGGCCACAGCAACAAATGGGAGCGTAGGGTTGACGCAGAGCTGGCTCTTtatgatgaagaggaatcCTTACGAAGGAAAAAAGCGGTTGAACATGAAAGGTTACTGGAAACTTACGGCGGCGACCTCAGTGACGATGAACTGCAGCTAAGGATAGCTCTTATGGAGTCTGAAACATCTAATGAGCCGGGTCCGGGTTCGACGCGAGAGAATGATGAGGACGCTGACCTGAAAAGGGCGATTGAGGAATCTCAGAGGATGCATCAAAATCAGCGATTTCTCGAGACCTTCGCGGATGAGGAGGATGATGAATTTTTAGAAGCGTTGGAACGGTCGAGCACTGAACAGCGGCAAGTTCAGGGCCGAAGTTTATCTCGTCGAACGCCGCGGATCATGGACGGAGGTAGAAATGACACTGGTAGTAACGAAACCTATCAACCGCACGTTCccgatgacgatgaagcCCTTCAACTGGCACTGGCCTTGTCTCTGAGTGAAATGCGCTGA
- the RPM2 gene encoding ribonuclease P (ancestral locus Anc_8.865), which yields MAFKSFKYKFYSKGYHSAAQKSSTSFFDSSYQYLRQNQGLVNLDTAIPQSNVPHLSPFPVLGANVNFNIVDDILLQDAEVVITEDVSDSHDCDEQQALSRRRSNSIALAGNCASAGAMMRRKSMGELGRPLFPPMQKDVVIDQALFRRYYSNASPTVSGTTLVQKPKQAAIAPSTVDVAAREEVKTPWEEDTEPCLNVETFLNTHITEINRCYEKGDFNMINSLYQALKRNGIVPPLETYSKVLESLSRRDLDKDDLDYKMSELLTCYQDMIVNKLKPSDEIYNTVLGCLFRGSILAFRTRNPNGADFYKIASELFQAIDTQHRHHQFSKSVLDHALLAMNLYPGHISLKTAQEIVHSSPLYRKDSFYYLAFFSYARLTNDKAAIKELYDEYRNALVSDQSLQHDEFEVYSMVISAFVETGELELAIKMLDRIIIEVREQNGLASNVSLILTNFLISVSKIDSEKAYKLWLKFHKMKWIPEFSYEFYLVLMANSFHDWKLTKKIYDCVFPMKPVFRNETNKLSDFLLYPMGVESVISSLLDYALQLKDNEVIMKVLEESVIKGFRVNSAVYPFIFSYLKEIRCPDDYLLRFVQSHGATLKNEGAVTDSFEFLNALIEHFPSQVILKKVVEMDFFADLCRNLNIADSKCVNYGGLVGCMTSFWASPQTIDKYAYNLEIHSILLIRLLDFEAYCAIMGNEMLIDFRDKVVERFRKLTTNYRRLNLDPNKAPGVVSQVVKMIDLPEDVVSFYTHPGDWDKSYPLALGSAIRNSSRTGVKEFRRLQHEGYCFDYDTYKELIKQRTVDTEIASKALELCPNQKEMKYLANLMVSKCSAELLNDTILGHHSFQKKMLPSLTDESLLRLAKYAPRIQEWMKAVDFPGRFKSIAVQAEFKSSIQFAYERLYHQKSYLEIQQCNKICPVLDVEILLKSCIRSGEFELYRKIFDKYKGTLGSMALDIQSEFLINNLKVDEAVNLIKSASIRTPHKTLDLYTFGLFLQSFSKNITYYENPENTLQLANILSSHSSFSGMLAFYDVVSHSDIFNFSNEISFAVKNEVLEQMLNNLHDALSLVDVSKTEVIKTFYKKLQNYFRFRAFLKMPHLARNDISQLLKIWAKTDAYYVDTFFNNMVETIYLNPGGRCLYLECDMTFHFKPDDIFELNLQLEDFYSTEKDEENVLKVRKFKDLVEKLYNKNTNENSGGSKLLESPDRSPREISKASVQ from the coding sequence ATGGCTTTTAAATCGTTCAAGTACAAATTCTATTCGAAAGGATATCACTCTGCGGCACAAAAATCATCTACATCGTTCTTTGACAGTTCGTATCAGTATCTGAGACAAAATCAGGGTCTTGTGAACCTTGATACAGCAATTCCGCAATCCAATGTGCCGCATTTGAGTCCGTTTCCCGTACTGGGGGCTAACGTTAACTTTAATATAGTGGATGACATCCTTCTACAGGATGCCGAAGTTGTTATCACCGAGGATGTCAGCGACTCGCATGATTGTGACGAGCAGCAGGCCCTGAGTCGGAGGAGATCGAACTCGATCGCTTTGGCAGGGAACTGTGCCTCGGCGGGCGCTAtgatgagaagaaagagtaTGGGCGAGCTGGGTCGTCCTCTATTCCCACCGATGCAGAAGGATGTTGTTATCGATCAGGCACTTTTCAGAAGATACTATTCGAACGCTTCACCTACGGTGAGTGGGACTACCCTGGTGCAGAAGCCTAAGCAAGCGGCGATTGCGCCAAGCACGGTTGATGTCGCTGCCCGCGAAGAAGTTAAGACACCCTGGGAGGAAGATACAGAGCCATGTTTGAATGTGGAAACGTTTCTGAATACTCACATTACTGAGATCAATCGCTGCTATGAGAAGGGTGATTTCAACATGATTAATTCTCTATATCAAGCCCTAAAGCGGAATGGTATCGTGCCCCCTTTAGAGACTTATTCTAAAGTTTTGGAGTCATTGTCCAGAAGAGATTTAGACAAGGATGATCTGGATTACAAGATGTCCGAGCTGCTGACGTGCTACCAGGACATGATCGTCAATAAGTTAAAACCATCAGACGAAATCTATAACACTGTTCTGGGATGCTTATTCAGAGGATCGATACTGGCTTTCAGAACTCGCAATCCCAACGGAGCAGATTTTTACAAGATCGCTTCGGAGCTATTCCAGGCGATCGACACACAACATAGGCATCACcagttttcaaagagcGTACTGGACCATGCTTTGTTAGCAATGAATTTATATCCGGGTCATATTTCATTGAAAACTGCCCAGGAGATTGTgcattcttctcctttaTATCGGAAGGATTCCTTTTACTATTTGGCCTTCTTTTCGTATGCTAGACTGACCAACGATAAAGCCGCCATAAAGGAACTATATGATGAGTATAGAAACGCTTTGGTATCCGACCAGTCTTTGCAGCATgatgaatttgaagttTATTCAATGGTTATCTCCGCTTTCGTCGAGACCGGTGAATTGGAACTAGCAATTAAGATGCTGGATAGAATCATAATCGAAGTTAGAGAGCAGAATGGGCTTGCTTCGAATGTTTCGCTGATACTTACCAACTTTCTTATTTCGGTGAGCAAGATTGATTCAGAGAAAGCCTACAAACTCtggctgaaatttcatAAAATGAAATGGATACCAGAATTTTCGTATGAATTTTACCTGGTCTTGATGGCTAATAGTTTTCATGACTGGAAACTTACAAAGAAGATATATGATTGTGTTTTTCCGATGAAGCCGGTTTTCAGGAATGAAACCAATAAATTATCAGATTTCCTATTATATCCTATGGGTGTGGAATCTGTAATCAGCTCATTATTGGACTACGCcttgcaattgaaggaCAATGAGGTAATAATGAAGGTCCTTGAAGAGTCGGTCATTAAGGGTTTCCGAGTTAACTCTGCTGTCTATCCGTTTATTTTCTCatatttgaaagagatacGGTGCCCCGACGATTACTTATTGAGATTCGTACAATCTCATGGAGCGACACTTAAAAATGAGGGAGCTGTAACAGATAGCTTCGAGTTCCTCAACGCATTGATAGAGCATTTTCCATCACAGGTCATTCTGAAAAAAGTTGTGGAAATGGACTTTTTCGCAGACCTTTGTCGCAACCTGAACATTGCTGATTCCAAATGTGTCAACTATGGTGGACTGGTAGGTTGTATGACCAGCTTCTGGGCATCACCACAAACTATCGATAAGTATGCTTACAACCTGGAGATTCATTCCATCTTGCTGATTAGACTGCTTGACTTCGAGGCCTATTGCGCAATTATGGGCAATGAAATGCTTATCGACTTTAGAGACAAAGTGGTAGAAAGATTTAGAAAACTTACAACAAACTACAGGAGGCTCAATCTCGATCCTAACAAAGCACCTGGTGTTGTTTCTCAAGTGGTGAAAATGATCGACCTACCTGAGGATGTCGTCTCGTTTTACACGCATCCTGGCGACTGGGACAAATCTTATCCTTTAGCATTGGGATCAGCCATTAGAAACTCATCAAGGACAGGTGTAAAAGAATTCAGAAGGTTGCAGCATGAAGGCTATTGCTTTGATTACGACACATAcaaagaattgatcaagcaACGAACTGTCGATACCGAAATCGCCTCCAAGGCCCTCGAGTTATGTCCAAACCAAAAAGAAATGAAATATCTCGCTAATTTGATGGTCAGCAAATGCTCAGCTGAATTATTGAATGATACCATTCTGGGGCATCACTCCTTTCAGAAAAAGATGTTGCCTTCGCTTACAGATGAATCGCTCTTACGTTTAGCCAAATACGCCCCGCGTATCCAAGAATGGATGAAAGCGGTAGATTTTCCCGGAAGATTCAAGAGCATTGCTGTACAGGCTGAATTCAAATCGTCTATTCAATTTGCATATGAACGGTTGTATCATCAAAAGAGCTACCTGGAAATACAGCAATGCAACAAGATATGTCCAGTTTTAGATGTGGAGATTTTACTCAAGAGCTGCATCAGAAGCGGGGAATTTGAGTTATATCGTAAAATTTTTGACAAGTACAAGGGAACTTTGGGGTCGATGGCGCTGGACATTCAAAGCGAATTTCTAATCAATAATCTCAAGGTAGATGAAGCGGTTAACCTGATCAAATCTGCAAGCATTAGGACGCCGCACAAGACTTTAGATCTTTACACGTTTGGTTTGTTCTTGCAGAGCTTTTCCAAGAACATTACCTACTATGAGAATCCCGAGAATACCCTTCAGCTTGCGAATATATTGTCCTCTCACTCCTCTTTCTCTGGCATGCTGGCTTTTTATGATGTTGTCTCTCATTCTGATATCTTTAATTTCAGTAACGAAATCAGTTTTGCTGTTAAAAACGAAGTTCTCGAACAAATGTTAAACAATCTGCATGATGCTTTGTCTTTGGTTGATGTTTCGAAAACGGAGGTTATCAAAACTTTTTACAAGAAGCTACAAAATTATTTCAGGTTCAGggccttcttgaagatgcCACACTTAGCTCGAAATGATATCAGTCAGCTTCTTAAGATTTGGGCCAAAACTGATGCTTATTACGTCGACACCTTTTTCAATAACATGGTTGAAACCATTTATTTGAATCCGGGTGGAAGATGCCTCTATCTAGAATGTGATATGACATTCCACTTTAAGCCAGACGATATTTTTGAATTGAACCTTCAACTAGAAGATTTCTACTCAACTGAGAAAGACGAGGAGAATGTCCTCAAAGTGAGAAAGTTTAAGGACCTCGTGGAAAAGCTATACAATAAAAATACTAATGAAAACAGTGGAGGAAGCAAATTGTTGGAGTCCCCGGACCGTTCTCCTCGTGAAATCTCCAAAGCCTCGGTTCAATAA